A region from the Solibacillus sp. FSL H8-0523 genome encodes:
- a CDS encoding nucleotidyltransferase, translated as MQAVGIVVEYNPFHNGHLHHVTEAKKTTHSEVAIAVMSGQFLQRGEPALVDKWHRTKMALASGVDIVIELPYIFSTAQASLFASGAVQLLEAMKCTHLAFGSEQGTITPFLNTYEVIEKNRDDYNAIIKEHVQQGKSYPQALFIAYEQLTQLYKNTYIDLAQPNNILGFHYVEAIKAHKCKMQPATIQRIAAGYHDAIDAASSIASATGIRQALFGGQNLQQVTQFLPKSSVEQLAIWQQTHGQFASWENFWPLLKYAILRHIPQQLKAYADVTEGLENSLIKHAAASNSYAEFMNALKSKRYTWTRLQRMITHIFTGITKEQLHQTTTPSYIRILGMTKEGQAYISSIKKSLTLPLISRVGAVSDPVLSLDLHATQMYQQGMAQFSRIKIDEDYKSPPIRV; from the coding sequence ATGCAAGCTGTAGGTATCGTTGTTGAATACAATCCTTTTCATAATGGCCATTTACACCATGTAACGGAGGCAAAAAAAACAACCCATTCAGAGGTTGCGATTGCCGTCATGAGCGGGCAATTTTTACAGCGAGGCGAACCCGCACTCGTTGACAAGTGGCATCGCACAAAAATGGCGCTAGCTAGCGGTGTAGACATCGTAATTGAGCTTCCTTACATTTTCAGTACCGCGCAAGCAAGCCTGTTTGCATCCGGCGCCGTCCAGCTTTTAGAAGCGATGAAATGCACGCATCTTGCCTTTGGTAGTGAACAAGGAACAATTACACCTTTTTTAAATACGTATGAAGTGATTGAAAAAAATCGCGACGATTACAATGCCATTATTAAAGAACATGTTCAGCAAGGCAAAAGCTATCCGCAAGCATTATTTATTGCTTACGAACAGCTTACACAACTTTATAAAAACACATACATCGATTTAGCGCAGCCGAATAACATTTTAGGATTTCATTATGTGGAGGCAATAAAAGCACACAAGTGCAAGATGCAGCCCGCTACGATTCAGCGCATTGCGGCTGGTTATCATGATGCGATCGATGCAGCTAGTTCGATTGCAAGTGCGACCGGTATTCGACAAGCATTATTTGGCGGACAAAACTTGCAACAAGTCACACAATTTTTACCGAAATCCAGTGTAGAACAGCTTGCGATTTGGCAACAAACGCACGGGCAATTCGCGAGTTGGGAAAATTTTTGGCCACTGTTAAAATATGCGATTTTACGCCATATACCACAGCAACTAAAAGCATATGCTGATGTTACCGAAGGACTTGAAAATTCACTTATTAAACATGCAGCTGCCAGTAATTCTTACGCTGAGTTTATGAATGCATTAAAATCAAAACGCTATACGTGGACAAGGCTTCAACGCATGATCACACATATTTTTACCGGTATAACAAAAGAGCAGCTTCACCAAACGACAACACCGAGCTACATCCGTATTTTAGGGATGACCAAAGAAGGGCAGGCATATATTTCAAGCATTAAAAAGTCACTTACCTTACCGCTGATTAGTCGTGTCGGTGCTGTTAGCGACCCGGTACTCTCGCTTGATTTACATGCTACGCAAATGTACCAACAAGGGATGGCGCAATTTTCACGCATAAAAATAGACGAGGATTATAAATCTCCGCCTATTCGCGTTTAA
- a CDS encoding YceD family protein, producing the protein MKWSIHQLSKYRKDGMPLDTYVELQEVMTRNGDIRNVSPVHVKGLCTFGASQMTCQLTISATLTLPCARTWEDVEYPVEIETVEIFSWVDAENRGDVEGDIHFIDGDVIDMKPVLEELILLEVPMQVFKENTEGQVLGGKDWSYSTDEDVEKAKEVDEPKLDPRLAALAKYFDQTDE; encoded by the coding sequence ATGAAATGGTCAATTCATCAATTATCGAAGTATCGAAAAGACGGAATGCCACTTGATACTTATGTCGAGTTGCAGGAAGTAATGACTCGTAACGGAGATATTCGCAACGTTTCACCCGTTCATGTAAAAGGGCTATGTACTTTTGGTGCATCGCAAATGACTTGTCAATTAACGATTAGCGCTACATTGACGCTTCCATGTGCTCGCACGTGGGAAGATGTTGAATATCCTGTGGAAATCGAAACAGTTGAAATTTTCAGCTGGGTTGATGCAGAAAACCGTGGGGATGTTGAAGGCGATATCCATTTTATTGATGGAGACGTGATTGACATGAAACCAGTTCTTGAAGAATTAATTCTTCTCGAAGTGCCGATGCAAGTATTCAAAGAGAATACCGAAGGACAAGTGCTAGGTGGTAAAGACTGGTCCTATTCAACGGATGAAGATGTAGAAAAAGCTAAGGAAGTTGACGAACCAAAACTGGATCCAAGACTGGCTGCTTTAGCTAAGTATTTTGATCAAACAGATGAATAA
- the rpmF gene encoding 50S ribosomal protein L32 — translation MAVPARRTSKTAKRKRRTHFKLALPGMVACPNCGEAKLSHHVCKACGQYKGKEVVAK, via the coding sequence ATGGCTGTACCAGCTAGAAGAACTTCTAAAACTGCAAAAAGAAAGCGTCGTACGCATTTCAAATTAGCTTTACCAGGTATGGTAGCTTGCCCAAACTGTGGAGAAGCTAAATTATCACACCACGTTTGCAAAGCTTGCGGACAATACAAAGGTAAAGAAGTAGTAGCAAAATAA